From one Planococcus citri chromosome 3, ihPlaCitr1.1, whole genome shotgun sequence genomic stretch:
- the LOC135840279 gene encoding uncharacterized protein LOC135840279 isoform X2, which yields MKRNNTASSLCVFYAYVSCKLAEHGYDPTIVLSITRKLLKEYPTSINIVLALFAQTLTRCPVEFLNIFLLTCVELIENNRNSCTTTKWLIISAILPWLLYPSCFTENVQETAEILFNSVHQRETNNGDDCENYSSILVSDEYFIRIVNSEKEMHWAFTIACSLEKTNHMELLDRISRIKIHSEEIVRYPLLHLGVSAILLSENDVVVQNKALAVLVNLNAAFYLPHILYLLSKAPSSQLQLKLLHSLPLTAAKKENVRPVLRSIDSFFLSGKQILRDLSMKLYSSLWKIEERCYSYLHDRLLEYETSSENMWQRDVILASIIGDICASKPHKHGEEWISVLNEIIKRWHKKQEGSLPSALALDAIIFLCQAEVLEAIKIYKLLAERLFDDNRVQVLKKFHSLIGYIFEKTRKDAFDQFKDVLLDAVSRMWLVISSSTQNEVIFSAISALSRFDKNEMPLKVIPDVYKKHAKLPQQCTNKSENEIAALKDQLPYVPGNVWVYFLRSVQPQVRPHVYNMYLRWLIEEVDNFPRSLYGSIRGEPKDLKILHDRCLFRALVDYLKNFSKQITSFKEDDLETSVICLKLLNGDLPKKLPLFNWTFLVPLLHIQQPALAEQIITLFSKQSCTSSSARVSAEDYLRTFANTNKVDDLRKVFNVLPDLCRGISTVVLKNFLEFAAVYAYEKTNNQDETLLAFIWDRLAAVLRSQDIDENNRICVSECVKTFWEKTAHDDQAFGNLLNAAIELPSTYVDYLCSCNESELSPDRVCKIIKLRCAMAMKSSVENPFIWLQRSIEITALFPEKQEFYFDCSLPVLKKYRSHSNCWHWLLQYTSYVHSALNELSEFGICFVLNALIFTVINVSAYEPFVSDRFTLEEYFRLFPQALNSVVVSKSSNQIIDWLQITTKSPKLDQRYNSLFYNALISLKNNEHLFKTHVWSKLSS from the exons ATGAAAAGGAACAATACAGCTAGTTCTCTCTGTGTGTTCTACGCTTATGTGAGTTGCAAACTTGCCGAGCATGGTTATGATCCCACCATCGTTTTGTCCATAACGCGAAAACTCTTGAAAGAGTATCCTACCAGCATCAATATTGTACTGGCATTGTTTGCCCAAACTCTAACCCGCTGTCCTGTCGAGTTTTTAAACATATTTCTTTTGACAT GCGTTGAATTAATTGAGAACAACAGAAATTCTTGCACTACAACCAAATGGCTAATAATCAGCGCTATCCTACCATGGTTACTTTACCCATCATGTTTTACCGAAAACGTTCAGGAAACGGCCGAAATACTCTTCAATTCCGTTCATCAGCGTGAAACGAACAATGGCGACGATTGTGAAAATTACTCATCCATTCTAGTTTCCGACGAGTACTTTATTCGAATCGTGAATTCGGAAAAGGAAATGCATTGGGCTTTTACTATAGCGTG CTCACTGGAGAAAACAAATCACATGGAACTTCTCGACCGAATCAGTCGCATTAAAATCCACTCCGAAGAAATAGTCCGCTACCCGTTACTGCATTTAGGCGTCAGCGCGATTTTATTATCTGAAAATGATGTCGTCGTTCAAAATAAAGCCTTAGCTGTTTTGGTTAATCTTAACGCCGCTTTCTACCTTCCTCACATCTTGTACTTACTGTCAAAAGCTCCCAGTTCTCAACTACAGTTGAAATTATTGCACTCTTTGCCTTTGACGGCTGctaaaaaa GAAAATGTACGTCCAGTTTTGCGTTCAATCGATTCTTTTTTTCTGAGTGGTAAACAAATTTTGCGAGATTTATCGATGAAACTGTATTCCAGTTtatggaaaattgaagaaaggtGCTATTCCTATTTACACGATCGTTTGCTCGAGTACGAAACCTCTTCGGAGAATATGTGGCAAAGAGATGTGATTTTAGCCTCGATTATAGGAGATATTTGCGCTTCGAA GCCTCATAAACACGGCGAAGAATGGATTTCCGTCTTGAACGAAATTATTAAAAGATGGCACAAAAAACAAGAAGGTAGTCTTCCTTCGGCTTTAGCTTTAGATGCGATTATATTCTTGTGTCAGGCTGAAGTTCTGGAAGCTATCAAGATTTATAAATTACTCGCTGAACGATTATTCGACGATAATCGCGTACAAGTGTTGAAAAA atTTCATTCTCTTATCGgatatatttttgagaaaaccagAAAAGACGCGTTCGATCAGTTTAAAGATGTTTTGCTTGACGCTGTATCGAGAATGTGGCTGGTGATATCATCTTCTACgcaaaatgaagtaattttttcagccaTAAG cgCGTTATCGAGATTTGACAAGAATGAAATGCCTTTGAAAGTCATACCGGACGTGTACAAGAAACATGCTAAGTTACCCCAACAGTGCACGaataaatctgaaaatgaaatcgccGCATTAAAAGATCAATTGCCATACGTTCCTG gtaACGTTTGGGTATATTTTTTACGAAGCGTACAACCGCAAGTTAGGCCACATGTTTACAACATGTACCTGCGCTGGTTGATAGAAGAAGTTGATAATTTTCCTAGAAGTTTGTACGGATCAATTCGCGGCGAAccaaaagatttgaaaattctgcaCGACAGATGTCTATTCAGAGCGCTTgtcgattatttgaaaaatttctcaaaacagaTTACTTCTTTCAAAGAAGATGATTTGGAAACGAGCGTAATATGTTTGAAATTGTTGAATGGTGATTTACCTAAAAAATTGCCGCTGTTCAATTGGACATTTCTGGTACCGCTACTGCACATTCAGCAACCTGCTTTAGCTGAGCAAATAATCacacttttttccaaacaaagTTGTACCTCGTCGTCTGCGAGAGTTTCTGCGGAAGACTACCTTCGAACATTCGCCAACACAAATAAA GTTGATGATctaagaaaagtttttaatgTATTACCGGATCTATGTCGTGGTATTTCGACAGTTGTCCTGAAAAATTTCCTGGAATTTGCGGCGGTGTACGCTTATGAGAAGACAAATAATCAAG ATGAAACTTTGCTAGCTTTTATTTGGGATAGATTGGCTGCAGTTTTACGAAGCCAGGATATCGACGAAAACAATCGTATTTGTGTTTCAGAATGTGTGAAGACGTTTTGGGAAAAAACTGCTCATGATGATCAA gCGTTTGGTAACCTGTTGAATGCTGCTATCGAACTTCCTTCTACATACGTTGACTACTTATGCTCTTGCAACGAGAGTGAATTATCTCCTGATCGagtttgtaaaattattaaattacgaTGCGCTATGGCTATGAAATCGAGCGTTGAAAATCCATTCATCTGGCTGCAGAGAAGTATTGAAATTACTGCGCTTTTTCCAGA AAAGCAAGAATTTTATTTCGACTGTTCGTTGccggttttaaaaaaataccgcTCTCATTCAAATTGTTGGCATTGGTTGTTGCAATACACTAGTTATGTTCATTCCGCTTTGAACGAATTAtcg GAATTTGGTATCTGTTTTGTCCTTAATGCTTTGATTTTTACTGTCATTAACGTATCTGCGTACGAACCATTCGTCTCGGATCGTTTTACTTTGGAAGAATATTTTCGATTGTTTCCTCAAGCATTAAATTCCGTAGTTGTTAGTAAATCTTCGAATCAG ATCATCGATTGGTTACAAATTACTACGAAATCGCCTAAACTCGATCAGAGGTACAATTCGTTGTTCTACAACGCACTCATatccttgaaaaataatgagCATCTTTTTAAAACGCATGTATGGAGTAAACTCTCATCTTGA
- the eIF2gamma gene encoding eukaryotic translation initiation factor 2 subunit 3, whose amino-acid sequence MTDSALKKQDLSNLDVTKLSASSPEVISRQATINIGTIGHVAHGKSTVVKAISGVQTVRFKNELERNITIKLGYANAKIYKCDNEKCPRPTCYISGGSSKDDSFPCTRPNCSGRFQLVCHVSFVDCPGHDILMATMLNGAAVMDAALLLIAGNESCPQPQTSEHLAAIEIMKLKHIIMLQNKIDLVKESQAKEQHEQILKFVQGTVAEGAPVIPISAQLKYNIEVLCEYITKKIPIPQRDFTSAPRLIVIRSFDVNKPGCEVDDLKGGVAGGSILRGVLKVGMEIEVRPGLVSKDSEGKLTCKPIFSKIVSLFAEQNSLEFAVPGGLIGVGTKIEPTLCRADRLVGHVLGAVGTLPDIFIELEISYYLLKRLLGVRMEGEKKGAKVQKLSKSEVLLVNIGSLSTGGRVIAAKADMAKISLTNPVCTEIGEKIALSRRIDKHWRLIGWGEIRRGETIEPIS is encoded by the exons ATGACTGATTCAGCTTTGAAGAAACAAGATTTATCTAACCTG GATGTCACGAAGCTGAGTGCTTCATCACCAGAAGTTATCAGCAGACAAGCCACAATCAATATAG GAACGATTGGTCATGTAGCCCACGGAAAATCCACTGTTGTGAAAGCTATATCGGGCGTTCAAACTGttcgatttaaaaatgaactcgaaagaaacattaccataaaattag ggtATGCCAACGCTAAAATATATAAATGTGATAACGAGAAATGTCCCCGACCTACGTGTTATATCAGCGGAGGATCGTCTAAAGATGATTCTTTTCCTTGTACCAGACCAAATTGTTCTGGGCGTTTTCAATTAGTCTGCCATGTATCTTTTGTGGATTGCCCAGGTCACGACATTCTTATGGCAACTATGTTGAACGGCGCTGCTGTAATGGATGCTGCTTTGTTATTAATTG CTGGCAATGAATCTTGTCCTCAACCTCAAACCTCCGAGCATTTGGCAGCCATTGAAATCATGAAATTGAAGCACATCATTATGTTACAAAACAAAATCGATCTAGTGAAGGAAAGTCAAGCCAAGGAACAACATGAACAGATCTTGAAATTCGTGCAAG GAACTGTTGCTGAAGGTGCTCCTGTAATCCCTATTTCTGCTCAACTGAAATACAATATTGAAGTTTTATGTGAATATATTACAAAAAAGATTCCAATACCGCAACGTGACTTCACTTCTGCTCCCCGTCTTATTGTTATTCGATCATTTGATGTCAACAAACCAGGATGTGAAGTGGATGATTTAAAGGGTGGAGTGGCTGGAGGAAGTATATTGAGAGGAGTTCTCAAA GTTGGTATGGAAATCGAAGTACGACCTGGCTTGGTATCTAAGGACAGCGAAGGAAAATTGACTTGCaaacctatattttcaaaaattgtttcgttATTCGCTGAACAAAATTCTTTAGAATTCGCTGTACCTGGTGGTTTGATAG GTGTTGGTACAAAAATTGAACCCACTTTATGCAGAGCTGATCGATTAGTTGGCCATGTACTAGGAGCTGTAGGTACTCTACCcgatatttttatcgaattggAAATAtcttattatttattaaaacGATTGCTGGGAGTTCGAATGGAAGGAGAGAAAAAAGGAGCTAAG gtacaaaaattatcaaagagcGAAGTACTATTGGTTAACATAGGATCATTGTCGACTGGTGGCCGTGTGATTGCTGCGAAAGCTGATATGGCGAAAATCAGTTTAACTAATCCCGTTTGCAcagaaattggagaaaaaattgcgCTCAGTCGAAGAATAGACAAACATTGGAG GTTAATTGGATGGGGAGAAATTCGTCGGGGGGAGACGATAGAACCGATATCGTAG
- the LOC135841452 gene encoding WD repeat domain-containing protein 83: MMEYSCVQTIECNQGAVRAVRYNVDGNYCLTCGSDKRIKLWNPSKGLYLSTYAGHGNEVLDAASSCDNSQIISCGLDKTVILWDVVKTQPLRRLRGHVGKITSIVFNEESTMAVSGSYDNSVMCWDIKSRQYAPVQVLKEARDCITSVKVTDHEILTSSLDCRIRVYDIRMGSLIEDYVGEPLSSATFTSDGQCILVSCTDSTVKLFDKSSGEMLSEYTGHRIGEYYIESCTDYTDSYVFSGSIDGSIWCWDFIKMQPVNQLVHKQNSVVHSISRSPTEKSILSASGSCIKLWSATEKQSEEQEI, translated from the exons ATGATGGAGTACTCTTGTGTTCAAACTATCGAATGCAACCAAGGCGCTGTACGTGCGGTTCGATATAATG ttgatGGCAATTATTGTTTGACTTGCGGTTCGGATAAAAGAATCAAATTATGGAATCCATCCAAAGGGTTGTATCTAAGTACATATGCCGGTCATGGTAATGAAGTACTTGATGCAGCTAGTTCGTGTGATAATAG TCAAATAATTTCCTGCGGACTTGATAAGACAGTTATATTATGGGATGTAGTCAAGACCCAGCCATTGCGTCGACTTAGAGGACATGTTGGTAAAATTACATCGATTGTTTTCAATGAAGAATCTACTATGGCTGTGTCCGGTTCATATGATAATTCGGTGATGTGCTGGGATATAAAAAGCCGTCAATATGCCCCAGTTCAA GTATTGAAAGAAGCCCGTGACTGTATTACTAGCGTCAAAGTTACAGATCATGAAATATTAACCAGTTCGTTAGATTGTAGGATTCGAGTATACGATATAAGAATGGGATCTTTGATTGAAGACTATGTTGGAG AACCTCTCTCTTCAGCCACCTTTACTTCTGATGGGCAGTGTATTTTAGTTAGTTGTACGGATAGCACAGTCAAATTATTTGATAAAAGCTCAGGAGAAATGCTCAGCGA GTATACGGGTCATCGTATTGGCGAATATTACATCGAAAGTTGTACCGATTATACTGATAGTTATGTTTTTTCTGGTTCAATTGATGGAAGTATATGGTGTTGggattttataaaaatgcaaCCAGTTAACCAACTTGTTCATAAGCAAAATAGCGTTGTACACTCGATTTCTCGAAGTCCTACCGAAAAGTCGATCCTTTCTGCGTCAGGATCGTGTATAAAATTATGGAGTGCGACAGAAAAACAATCGGAAGAACAAGAAATTTAA
- the Ankrd49 gene encoding ankyrin repeat domain-containing protein 49, with translation MDGDDSETEVEINEADRNIAGKFHSGFMSEWENDTEGIEEEQHPHETPEKEILWAAEKGNVELVRKLLASNSQLIKSSDKDSYTPLHRAAYSNHLEVLNTLLEYGADHKAETLDKWTPLHSACHWNSAQCAAKLLSLGIDPNKQTQGGITPLHLAAGNNQSLETIQALLLHPDIDPRIKNNSNETAYEIAVRSGKLARFFEVTEPCFNFI, from the exons ATGGATGGCGATGATAGTGAAACGGAGGTAGAAATTAATGAGGCGGACAGAAATATCGCCGGAAAATTTCATTCTGGATTTATGAGCGAATGGGAAAATGATACGGAAGGTATTGAAGAAGAACAACATCCTCATG aaacacccgaaaaagaaattttatggGCCGCGGAAAAAGGAAACGTTGAGCTCGTTAGAAAATTACTCGCTTCCAACAGTCAGTTGATTAAATCTTCGGATAAAGACAGTTATACGCCATTGCATCGCGCTGCTTACAGTAATCATTTAGAAGTGCtcaat ACGCTTTTAGAATATGGTGCCGATCACAAAGCCGAAACGTTGGATAAATGGACCCCACTGCACTCCGCTTGCCATTGGAACAGCGCTCAATGTGCCGCAAAACTATTGTCATTAGGAATCGATCCGAATAAACAGACACAAGGAG GTATTACACCTCTTCATTTGGCAGCAGGAAATAATCAAAGTTTGGAAACTATTCAAGCATTATTATTACACCCCGACATCGATCcgagaataaaaaataacagcAACGAGACCGCGTACGAAATCGCTGTTCGAAGTGGAAAATTGGCTAGATTTTTCGAAGTCACAGAACcttgtttcaattttatctgA
- the LOC135841453 gene encoding ATP synthase subunit O, mitochondrial-like, with protein sequence MTSIRVLSLMNIRKFSTSPASSQLVKAPLQLFGIEGRYVMALYSAAVKQKQLETVEKDFEKISTTLNSDKAFQEFVLNPVIPKNLKATAIKDVSSKLSLSSSSTNFLTLLAENGRLKNFWTLANLFKQVMSAHRGDLIIEVTIAKPVDDTIKQELQGVLQKFAKKGEQLILNYKVDPAILGGMIVSIGDKYVDMSTASKFKKYTEILKSSV encoded by the exons atgaCATCGATCAGAGTACTCAGTCTTATG AATATAAGAAAGTTCTCTACTTCTCCTGCCTCCAGTCAGTTGGTTAAA GCCCCTCTGCAACTCTTCGGCATCGAAGGTAGATATGTCATGGCTTTGTACTCTGCAGCTGTAAAGCAAAAGCAATTAGAAACCGTggagaaagattttgaaaaaatttcc ACTACTTTAAATTCTGACAAGGCTTTTCAAGAATTCGTTCTTAATCCTGtgattcccaaaaatttaaaagccaCCGCCATCAAAGATGTATCTAGCAAACTGTCGTTATCCTCATCTTCAACCAATTTCCTAA CTTTATTGGCTGAGAACggtcgtttgaaaaatttctggacTCTCGCGAATCTTTTCAAACAAGTGATGAGCGCTCATCGTGGGGACTTGATTATTGAAGTTACTATTGCCAAG cctGTTGATGATACTATTAAGCAAGAATTACAAGGAGTCTTGCAGAAATTCGCCAAGAAAGGAGAACAGCTCATTCTGAATTATAAAGTCGATCCAGCTATTTTAGGTGGCATGATTGTTAGTATTGGCGATAAATACGTTGACATGAGTACTGCCAGTAAATTTAAGAAATACACCGAGATTCTGAAAAGTTCCGTTTAA